The Bombus fervidus isolate BK054 chromosome 8, iyBomFerv1, whole genome shotgun sequence genome window below encodes:
- the LOC139990263 gene encoding tubulin beta-1 chain-like, whose amino-acid sequence MREIVHIQAGQCGNQIGAKFWEVISDEHGIDPSGIYHGDSDLQLERINVYYNEASGGKYVPRAILVDLEPGTMDSVRSGPFGHIFRPDNFVFGQSGAGNNWAKGHYTEGAELVDSVLDVVRKEAESCDCLQGFQLTHSLGGGTGSGMGTLLISKIREEYPDRIMTTFSVVPSPKVSDTVVEPYNATLSVHQLVENTDQAYCIDNEALYDICFRTLKLSTPTYGDLNHLVSATMSGVTTCLRFPGQLNADLRKLAVNMVPFPRLHFFMPGFAPLTSRGSQQYRALTVPELTQQMFDAKNMMAACDPRHGRYLTVAAVFRGRMSMKEVDEQMLNIQNKNSFYFVEWIPNNVKTAVCDIPPRGLKMSATFIGNSTAIQELFKRISEQFTAMFRRKAFLHWYTGEGMDEMEFTEAESNMNDLVSEYQQYQEATADEDAEFDEEEETEK is encoded by the exons ATGAGGGAAATCGTGCACATTCAAGCTGGACAATGTGGCAACCAAATCGGTGCCAAG TTCTGGGAGGTGATCTCTGACGAGCATGGCATCGATCCGAGCGGCATCTATCATGGAGACTCGGACCTGCAGTTGGAAAGGATCAACGTGTACTACAACGAGGCGTCCGGTGGGAAGTACGTACCGCGCGCGATTCTTGTCGATTTGGAACCTGGTACGATGGACTCGGTGCGGTCGGGCCCGTTCGGACACATCTTTCGACCGGACAATTTCGTGTTCGGTCAATCCGGAGCGGGCAACAATTGGGCAAAAGGACATTACACGGAGGGCGCGGAACTGGTGGACTCGGTGCTCGACGTGGTGAGAAAGGAAGCGGAGAGTTGCGACTGCTTGCAAGGTTTCCAACTGACTCATTCGCTGGGCGGTGGTACCGGTTCCGGTATGGGCACTCTTTTGATCTCCAAGATCCGCGAAGAATATCCCGACAGGATAATGACTACGTTCTCGGTGGTACCATCGCCGAAGGTATCCGACACCGTGGTCGAGCCGTATAACGCCACCCTTTCGGTCCATCAACTGGTCGAAAACACCGACCAAGCTTACTGCATCGACAACGAAGCTCTCTACGACATTTGCTTCCGCACGCTCAAGTTATCTACCCCGACATACGGGGACTTGAACCATCTGGTGTCGGCGACCATGTCGGGAGtaactacttgtctcagattTCCCGGACAACTGAACGCCGATCTGCGGAAGTTGGCGGTCAACATGGTTCCGTTTCCGCGTCTGCATTTTTTCATGCCTGGCTTTGCGCCGCTCACCTCTAGAGGAAGCCAGCAGTACAGAGCGTTGACGGTTCCGGAACTCACTCAACAGATGTTCGACGCGAAGAACATGATGGCAGCCTGCGACCCCAGACACGGACGATATCTAACAGTGGCTGCGGTGTTCCGTGGTAGAATGTCGATGAAGGAGGTCGATGAGCAAATGCTCAACATTCAAAACAAGAACAGCTTTTACTTCGTCGAATGGATCCCGAACAACGTGAAAACGGCTGTTTGCGACATTCCGCCTCGCGGCTTGAAGATGTCTGCTACCTTTATCGGCAACTCGACAGCTATCCAGGAGCTGTTCAAGAGAATCTCCGAACAATTTACCGCTATGTTCAGGAGAAAAGCTTTCCTTCATTGGTACACCGGCGAGGGTATGGACGAGATGGAATTCACCGAAGCCGAGTCGAACATGAACGATCTGGTCTCGGAGTATCAGCAATACCAAGAAGCCACCGCGGACGAGGATGCGGAATTCGACGAGGAGGAAGAGACCGAGAAATGA
- the LOC139990262 gene encoding tubulin beta-1 chain, which produces MREIVHIQAGQCGNQIGAKFWEIISDEHGIDPTGTYHGDSDLQLERINVYYNEASGGKYVPRAILVDLEPGTMDSVRSGPFGQIFRPDNFVFGQSGAGNNWAKGHYTEGAELVDSVLDVVRKEAESCDCLQGFQLTHSLGGGTGSGMGTLLISKIREEYPDRIMNTYSVVPSPKVSDTVVEPYNATLSVHQLVENTDETYCIDNEALYDICFRTLKLSTPTYGDLNHLVSLTMSGVTTCLRFPGQLNADLRKLAVNMVPFPRLHFFMPGFAPLTSRGSQQYRALSVPELTQQMFDAKNMMAACDPRHGRYLTVAAIFRGRMSMKEVDEQMLNIQNKNSSYFVEWIPNNVKTAVCDIPPRGLKMSATFIGNSTAIQELFKRISEQFTAMFRRKAFLHWYTGEGMDEMEFTEAESNMNDLVSEYQQYQEATADEDAEFDEEQEAEVDEN; this is translated from the coding sequence TTTTGGGAAATTATCAGTGACGAGCATGGTATCGACCCAACCGGTACTTACCACGGTGACTCCGACCTTCAGTTGGAGAGAATCAACGTATACTACAATGAAGCATCCGGTGGTAAATATGTACCACGTGCCATCCTCGTCGATTTGGAGCCAGGCACGATGGATTCCGTTCGCTCGGGACCTTTCGGACAAATATTCAGACCAGACAACTTCGTATTTGGACAGTCCGGAGCTGGTAACAACTGGGCGAAAGGTCATTACACCGAGGGCGCCGAGCTGGTAGACTCGGTCCTCGACGTAGTCAGAAAAGAAGCCGAAAGCTGCGATTGCTTGCAAGGTTTCCAACTGACTCACTCTTTGGGCGGTGGTACTGGATCCGGCATGGGAACGCTGCTCATTTCGAAAATTCGCGAAGAATACCCCGATAGAATTATGAACACATACTCGGTCGTACCGTCTCCCAAGGTATCAGATACCGTCGTAGAACCGTACAACGCAACACTTTCCGTACATCAACTGGTAGAAAACACGGATGAAACTTACTGTATCGACAACGAGGCCCTTTACGATATTTGCTTCCGCACTCTGAAATTATCTACACCCACCTACGGTGATTTGAATCATCTCGTCTCCCTCACGATGTCCGGTGTCACCACTTGCCTAAGGTTCCCTGGTCAGTTGAACGCTGATCTGAGGAAACTCGCCGTAAATATGGTACCGTTCCCCCGTCTTCATTTCTTCATGCCAGGATTCGCACCACTCACCTCCCGTGGCAGCCAACAATACAGAGCTCTCTCTGTACCCGAACTCACTCAACAGATGTTCGATGCAAAGAACATGATGGCAGCTTGCGACCCCAGGCATGGAAGATATCTCACAGTAGCTGCAATTTTCCGTGGCAGAATGTCGATGAAGGAAGTCGACGAGCAAATGCTCAACATTCAAAACAAGAACAGCTCCTACTTCGTCGAATGGATCCCGAACAACGTAAAAACAGCCGTCTGCGACATCCCACCTCGCGGCTTGAAGATGTCTGCCACCTTTATCGGCAACTCGACAGCTATCCAGGAGCTGTTCAAGAGAATCTCCGAACAATTTACCGCTATGTTCAGGAGAAAAGCTTTCCTTCATTGGTACACCGGCGAGGGTATGGACGAGATGGAATTCACCGAAGCCGAGTCGAACATGAACGATCTGGTTTCGGAGTATCAGCAATACCAAGAAGCCACCGCGGACGAGGATGCGGAATTCGACGAGGAACAGGAAGCGGAAGTCGACGAAAATTAA
- the LOC139990251 gene encoding organic cation transporter 1 isoform X2, which produces MSSIDFDEVLVHVGEKGKYQNIMYYLLCISATLPAAFLAFSQVFVSASPEHWCRIPELENLTDLMTLEERKALSLPYVEKSEGKVKKYSKCKMYDVNYTAIVESWLERAVLENATKEEGEESVRSRTRLPPPPVGNPDWPVTKCRHGWIYDTRDYDSTLVTELDLVCDNSWWPSTSTTFFYVGSLFGNVVFGWIADKWGRRTALFAILFLEVIFSIATSFSPNYVIYTALRTVNGLSFPAIYQIPFILALELMGPRYRTFAGMVISMFFASAMSLLAVLGYLLRHWFTLSLATSVPFVLLFSYYWIIPESPRWLLSKNRIDEAEVIVQRMAKINGRTVPNNFLRKMEVEILRRQGVSCNGTNSGENPEPNPETEDRSPPPAATPMDLIRNPNIRKKFFILAFDWVANAVVYNGLSYNATNLGVSDYLAFFIGGLVEIPSYVITWYAMDRLGRRWVLCLTMLLGGLACVSCMFVPEDAVWVTVSLAMIGKFGIAASFAVFYVFVGELLPTVLRSQAMGIASFIAGIGLLAFPYIVHLAVYSRVLPLIIMGTLSVAGALTSIFLPETLNIHLPQTIEEGELFGADFKLWSCPTLPKKESADSNNKSESVPLRFLVNGRPGNRSLPSASLQDESAAPAAAEVATTPTTTHLEAENSPSVERASATEQDTEKELALPVDKPVDDPLIIVVEQRRTQ; this is translated from the exons ATGAGCTCGATCGACTTCGACGAGGTGTTGGTGCACGTGGGCGAGAAGGGCAAATATCAGAATATCATGTACTATCTTCTTTGCATATCGGCCACTCTTCCCGCGGCTTTTCTCGCGTTTTCGCAA GTGTTCGTGAGCGCGTCTCCGGAGCATTGGTGCAGAATTCCGGAGTTGGAGAATCTGACGGATCTGATGACGTTGGAGGAGAGAAAGGCGCTCTCGCTACCATACGTAGAGAAGTCGGAGGGCAAAGTGAAGAAGTACTCCAAGTGCAAAATGTACGATGTGAACTACACGGCGATAGTGGAATCGTGGTTGGAGCGTGCGGTTCTCGAGAACGCAACGAAGGAAGAGGGTGAGGAGTCGGTGAGGTCGAGGACTAGGTTGCCACCGCCACCGGTCGGTAACCCTGACTGGCCCGTGACCAAGTGTCGACACGGATGGATCTACGATACTCGAGACTACGACAGCACTCTTGTCACCGAG CTAGACTTGGTATGCGACAACAGCTGGTGGCCTTCCACATCTACGACCTTCTTCTACGTCGGCAGTCTGTTTGGGAACGTGGTGTTTGGCTGGATCGCAGACAAATGGGGTAGGAGGACGGCGCTCTTCGCTATACTTTTCCTCGAGGTGATATTCTCGATCGCCACCAGTTTCAGCCCCAACTACGTCATCTACACGGCGTTGAGGACCGTGAACGGTCTCTCTTTCCCAGCCATTTATCAGATACCCTTCATACTag CTCTGGAGTTGATGGGCCCGAGGTACAGAACGTTCGCCGGAATGGTTATTAGCATGTTCTTCGCGTCGGCGATGTCTCTTCTAGCCGTGCTG GGCTATTTGCTCAGGCATTGGTTCACCCTGTCACTGGCTACTTCGGTTCCGTTCGTTCTTCTCTTCAGCTACTACTGGATCATTCCGGAGTCACCGCGATGGCTTCTCAGCAAGAACAGGATAGACGAGGCGGAGGTGATCGTGCAACGAATGGCGAAGATCAACGGTAGAACGGTGCCGAACAACTTTCTGAGAAAAATGGAG GTGGAGATTCTGCGAAGGCAAGGGGTATCCTGCAACGGGACGAATTCAGGAGAGAATCCGGAACCGAACCCGGAGACCGAGGATCGATCGCCACCACCGGCAGCTACGCCAATGGATTTGATCAGGAACCCGAACATAAGGAAAAAGTTCTTCATCCTGGCGTTCGACTGGGTGGCAAACGCGGTCGTCTACAATGGACTGTCGTATAACGCGACGAATCTCGGTGTCTCCGATTATCTAGCCTTCTTCATCG GTGGACTCGTGGAGATACCGTCGTACGTGATAACGTGGTACGCTATGGACCGGCTGGGCAGGCGATGGGTATTGTGCCTGACGATGCTTCTAGGCGGACTCGCTTGCGTCTCCTGCATGTTCGTTCCCGAAG ACGCCGTATGGGTGACTGTATCTCTGGCAATGATCGGCAAGTTCGGTATCGCCGCGTCGTTCGCGGTCTTCTACGTGTTCGTCGGCGAGCTGTTGCCGACGGTGTTAAGATCGCAAGCGATGGGGATCGCCTCGTTCATCGCCGGCATCGGGCTGCTCGCTTTCCCGTACATCGTTCACCTGGCGGTCTACTCGAGAGTTCTGCCGCTGATCATAATGGGCACGCTCAGCGTCGCCGGAGCTCTCACGTCCATCTTTCTGCCGGAAACCCTCAATATTCACCTGCCGCAAACGATCGAGGAGGGCGAGTTGTTCGGAGCTGACTTCAAGCTCTGGTCCTGCCCTACGTTACCAAA GAAGGAGAGCGCAGACTCGAACAACAAGTCGGAGTCCGTGCCACTGAGATTCCTGGTGAACGGACGCCCGGGAAATCGTTCGTTGCCATCCGCTTCGTTGCAAGACGAGTCAGCGGCACCAGCAGCAGCGGAAGTAGCAACAACGCCTACCACGACCCACCTGGAAGCCGAGAATTCGCCGTCCGTTGAACGCGCGAGCGCAACTGAACAGGATACAGAAAAGGAGCTCGCGCTGCCCGTTGACAAACCCGTCGACGATCCACTGATCATCGTCGTGGAACAGAGACGAACGCAGTGA
- the LOC139990261 gene encoding tubulin beta-3 chain, whose translation MREIVHLQAGQCGNQIGAKFWEVISEEHGIDQSGIYHGDSDLQLERISVYYNEASVATSTNGGKYVPRAILLDLEPGTMDAVRSGAYGKLFRPDNFVFGQSGAGNNWAKGHYTEGAELVDSVLDVVRKECENCDCLQGFQLTHSLGGGTGSGMGTLLISKIREEYPDRIMNTYSVMPSPKVSDTVVEPYNATLSVHQLVENTDETYCIDNEALYDICFRTLKVSNPSYGDLNHLVSLTMSGVTTCLRFPGQLNADLRKLAVNMVPFPRLHFFMPGFAPLTSRSMQQYSALSVPELTQQMFDAKNMMAACDPRHGRYLTVAAVFRGRMSMKEVDEQMLSVQNKNSSYFVEWIPNNVKTAVCDIPPKGLKMSSTFIGNTTAIQELFKRISEQFTAMFRRKAFLHWYTGEGMDEMEFTEAESNMNDLVSEYQQYQEATAEEDFEAEECADDFETCDQE comes from the exons ATGAGGGAAATCGTGCATCTGCAGGCTGGACAATGCGGAAACCAGATCGGTGCAAAG TTCTGGGAAGTAATCTCCGAGGAACATGGCATCGATCAATCGGGCATCTATCACGGAGACAGCGATTTGCAATTGGAGCGAATTTCCGTCTACTATAACGAGGCTTCTG TGGCGACCTCAACAAATGGAGGAAAGTACGTGCCGAGGGCCATTCTCCTGGACCTAGAGCCAGGAACAATGGACGCCGTTCGATCAGGAGCGTATGGGAAGCTGTTCCGGCCGGACAATTTTGTGTTCGGTCAATCCGGAGCGGGCAATAATTGGGCAAAGGGACACTACACCGAGGGTGCAGAATTGGTCGACTCGGTATTGGACGTGGTCAGGAAAGAGTGCGAGAATTGCGACTGCCTGCAGGGCTTTCAGCTGACTCACTCTCTCGGTGGCGGCACCGGATCCGGTATGGGGACGCTGCTCATCTCCAAGATTCGCGAGGAATACCCAGATCGAATCATGAACACGTACTCGGTGATGCCATCGCCGAAAGTATCCGACACGGTGGTGGAGCCGTACAACGCTACCCTGTCGGTTCATCAACTGGTCGAGAATACCGACGAGACCTACTGTATCGATAACGAGGCGCTTTACGACATCTGCTTCCGTACCTTGAAGGTCTCGAATCCTAGCTACGGCGATTTGAATCATCTGGTCTCGTTGACCATGTCCGGCGTGACAACTTGCCTCAGGTTTCCCGGACAACTGAACGCCGATTTGCGAAAGCTCGCGGTCAACATGGTTCCCTTTCCACGTCTGCACTTTTTCATGCCTGGCTTTGCTCCGTTAACCTCTAGATCTATGCAACAGTATTCCGCCCTGTCGGTGCCGGAGCTCACGCAGCAGATGTTCGATGCGAAGAATATGATGGCCGCCTGCGACCCCAGACACGGCCGATACTTGACAGTGGCAGCCGTGTTTCGTGGCAGAATGTCTATGAAGGAGGTGGACGAGCAAATGCTCAGCGTGCAGAACAAAAATAGCTCTTACTTCGTCGAATGGATCCCGAACAACGTGAAGACTGCCGTCTGCGACATTCCGCCCAAGGGTTTGAAAATGTCCTCGACCTTCATCGGGAACACCACCGCCATTCAAGAGCTGTTCAAGCGAATCTCCGAGCAATTCACAGCGATGTTCCGTAGAAAAGCCTTCCTGCACTGGTACACCGGTGAAGGTATGGACGAGATGGAGTTCACCGAGGCTGAGTCGAACATGAACGATTTGGTCTCGGAGTATCAACAATACCAAGAAGCTACTGCCGAAGAAGATTTCGAAGCCGAGGAGTGCGCCGACGACTTTGAGACTTGCGATCAAGAGTAA
- the LOC139990251 gene encoding organic cation transporter 1 isoform X1 — protein sequence MSSIDFDEVLVHVGEKGKYQNIMYYLLCISATLPAAFLAFSQVFVSASPEHWCRIPELENLTDLMTLEERKALSLPYVEKSEGKVKKYSKCKMYDVNYTAIVESWLERAVLENATKEEGEESVRSRTRLPPPPVGNPDWPVTKCRHGWIYDTRDYDSTLVTELDLVCDNSWWPSTSTTFFYVGSLFGNVVFGWIADKWGRRTALFAILFLEVIFSIATSFSPNYVIYTALRTVNGLSFPAIYQIPFILALELMGPRYRTFAGMVISMFFASAMSLLAVLGYLLRHWFTLSLATSVPFVLLFSYYWIIPESPRWLLSKNRIDEAEVIVQRMAKINGRTVPNNFLRKMEVEILRRQGVSCNGTNSGENPEPNPETEDRSPPPAATPMDLIRNPNIRKKFFILAFDWVANAVVYNGLSYNATNLGVSDYLAFFIGGLVEIPSYVITWYAMDRLGRRWVLCLTMLLGGLACVSCMFVPEADAVWVTVSLAMIGKFGIAASFAVFYVFVGELLPTVLRSQAMGIASFIAGIGLLAFPYIVHLAVYSRVLPLIIMGTLSVAGALTSIFLPETLNIHLPQTIEEGELFGADFKLWSCPTLPKKESADSNNKSESVPLRFLVNGRPGNRSLPSASLQDESAAPAAAEVATTPTTTHLEAENSPSVERASATEQDTEKELALPVDKPVDDPLIIVVEQRRTQ from the exons ATGAGCTCGATCGACTTCGACGAGGTGTTGGTGCACGTGGGCGAGAAGGGCAAATATCAGAATATCATGTACTATCTTCTTTGCATATCGGCCACTCTTCCCGCGGCTTTTCTCGCGTTTTCGCAA GTGTTCGTGAGCGCGTCTCCGGAGCATTGGTGCAGAATTCCGGAGTTGGAGAATCTGACGGATCTGATGACGTTGGAGGAGAGAAAGGCGCTCTCGCTACCATACGTAGAGAAGTCGGAGGGCAAAGTGAAGAAGTACTCCAAGTGCAAAATGTACGATGTGAACTACACGGCGATAGTGGAATCGTGGTTGGAGCGTGCGGTTCTCGAGAACGCAACGAAGGAAGAGGGTGAGGAGTCGGTGAGGTCGAGGACTAGGTTGCCACCGCCACCGGTCGGTAACCCTGACTGGCCCGTGACCAAGTGTCGACACGGATGGATCTACGATACTCGAGACTACGACAGCACTCTTGTCACCGAG CTAGACTTGGTATGCGACAACAGCTGGTGGCCTTCCACATCTACGACCTTCTTCTACGTCGGCAGTCTGTTTGGGAACGTGGTGTTTGGCTGGATCGCAGACAAATGGGGTAGGAGGACGGCGCTCTTCGCTATACTTTTCCTCGAGGTGATATTCTCGATCGCCACCAGTTTCAGCCCCAACTACGTCATCTACACGGCGTTGAGGACCGTGAACGGTCTCTCTTTCCCAGCCATTTATCAGATACCCTTCATACTag CTCTGGAGTTGATGGGCCCGAGGTACAGAACGTTCGCCGGAATGGTTATTAGCATGTTCTTCGCGTCGGCGATGTCTCTTCTAGCCGTGCTG GGCTATTTGCTCAGGCATTGGTTCACCCTGTCACTGGCTACTTCGGTTCCGTTCGTTCTTCTCTTCAGCTACTACTGGATCATTCCGGAGTCACCGCGATGGCTTCTCAGCAAGAACAGGATAGACGAGGCGGAGGTGATCGTGCAACGAATGGCGAAGATCAACGGTAGAACGGTGCCGAACAACTTTCTGAGAAAAATGGAG GTGGAGATTCTGCGAAGGCAAGGGGTATCCTGCAACGGGACGAATTCAGGAGAGAATCCGGAACCGAACCCGGAGACCGAGGATCGATCGCCACCACCGGCAGCTACGCCAATGGATTTGATCAGGAACCCGAACATAAGGAAAAAGTTCTTCATCCTGGCGTTCGACTGGGTGGCAAACGCGGTCGTCTACAATGGACTGTCGTATAACGCGACGAATCTCGGTGTCTCCGATTATCTAGCCTTCTTCATCG GTGGACTCGTGGAGATACCGTCGTACGTGATAACGTGGTACGCTATGGACCGGCTGGGCAGGCGATGGGTATTGTGCCTGACGATGCTTCTAGGCGGACTCGCTTGCGTCTCCTGCATGTTCGTTCCCGAAG CAGACGCCGTATGGGTGACTGTATCTCTGGCAATGATCGGCAAGTTCGGTATCGCCGCGTCGTTCGCGGTCTTCTACGTGTTCGTCGGCGAGCTGTTGCCGACGGTGTTAAGATCGCAAGCGATGGGGATCGCCTCGTTCATCGCCGGCATCGGGCTGCTCGCTTTCCCGTACATCGTTCACCTGGCGGTCTACTCGAGAGTTCTGCCGCTGATCATAATGGGCACGCTCAGCGTCGCCGGAGCTCTCACGTCCATCTTTCTGCCGGAAACCCTCAATATTCACCTGCCGCAAACGATCGAGGAGGGCGAGTTGTTCGGAGCTGACTTCAAGCTCTGGTCCTGCCCTACGTTACCAAA GAAGGAGAGCGCAGACTCGAACAACAAGTCGGAGTCCGTGCCACTGAGATTCCTGGTGAACGGACGCCCGGGAAATCGTTCGTTGCCATCCGCTTCGTTGCAAGACGAGTCAGCGGCACCAGCAGCAGCGGAAGTAGCAACAACGCCTACCACGACCCACCTGGAAGCCGAGAATTCGCCGTCCGTTGAACGCGCGAGCGCAACTGAACAGGATACAGAAAAGGAGCTCGCGCTGCCCGTTGACAAACCCGTCGACGATCCACTGATCATCGTCGTGGAACAGAGACGAACGCAGTGA